One stretch of Lacrimispora sphenoides DNA includes these proteins:
- the hemL gene encoding glutamate-1-semialdehyde 2,1-aminomutase, producing the protein MKIEESKTLFEKSREYFPGGVNSPVRAFGSVGGVPVFVKRASGSHIFDEDGNEYIDYVNSWGPSILGHACGPVVEAVREACLDGLSFGAPTRKELVLGTLIRECMPSMEMMRMVSSGTEAVMSAIRAARGYTGRDKIVKFIGCYHGHSDGLLVKAGSGALTESAPDSAGVPASYTQHTLLARYNDEDSVKKLFSEFPDDIGALVVEPVAANMGLVPPKPGFLEFLREITAKYGAVLIFDEVITGFRMGLGGAQGYYGVTPDMTALGKIAGGGMPMGVYGGRKEIMEVVSPLGKVYQAGTLSGNPIATTAGIATIRTLMEQPGIYSSLEEKAGKLVKTLKETLPETWVNQAGSLFSVFFTKGQVVDFDTALASDTVKYGTYFHYLLEHGIYTAPSQFEILFLSAAHTDEDIEKTCSIIKDAAGIIS; encoded by the coding sequence ATGAAAATAGAAGAATCAAAAACATTATTTGAAAAATCAAGGGAGTATTTCCCGGGCGGGGTCAACAGCCCGGTTCGTGCTTTTGGCTCCGTGGGAGGAGTACCGGTCTTCGTAAAACGGGCGTCAGGCTCCCATATTTTCGATGAGGATGGAAATGAATACATTGATTACGTGAATTCATGGGGGCCATCCATTCTTGGGCATGCCTGCGGGCCTGTGGTGGAAGCGGTGAGAGAGGCCTGTCTTGACGGCTTATCTTTTGGCGCGCCTACCAGAAAGGAGCTGGTTCTGGGAACACTTATCAGGGAGTGTATGCCTTCCATGGAGATGATGCGTATGGTAAGCTCCGGAACAGAAGCGGTCATGAGTGCGATCCGCGCGGCAAGAGGCTATACGGGAAGGGATAAGATCGTAAAGTTTATTGGCTGCTATCATGGACATTCCGATGGACTTTTAGTTAAGGCTGGTTCCGGTGCCTTGACAGAATCTGCACCGGACAGTGCCGGTGTACCGGCTTCCTATACCCAGCACACATTGTTAGCCAGATATAATGATGAGGATTCCGTTAAAAAGCTGTTTTCGGAATTTCCCGATGACATCGGAGCGCTAGTGGTGGAGCCGGTGGCAGCCAATATGGGGCTCGTTCCGCCAAAGCCCGGTTTTCTGGAATTTTTAAGGGAAATTACGGCAAAGTATGGAGCGGTTCTCATCTTTGATGAGGTCATTACCGGATTTCGTATGGGGCTTGGAGGCGCACAGGGATATTACGGTGTTACTCCTGATATGACAGCCCTCGGAAAGATCGCAGGCGGTGGAATGCCGATGGGAGTGTATGGTGGAAGGAAGGAGATCATGGAGGTGGTTTCTCCTTTGGGAAAGGTATATCAGGCAGGAACCCTTTCCGGCAATCCCATTGCAACGACAGCTGGAATCGCTACCATCAGGACCCTGATGGAGCAGCCGGGAATCTATTCTTCTCTGGAAGAAAAGGCTGGAAAGCTTGTGAAAACTCTTAAGGAAACGCTTCCGGAAACCTGGGTGAATCAGGCAGGCTCTCTTTTCAGCGTATTTTTCACAAAAGGCCAGGTGGTGGATTTTGATACAGCTCTGGCTTCGGACACGGTTAAGTATGGAACCTATTTTCATTATCTTTTGGAGCACGGCATTTACACGGCTCCTTCCCAGTTTGAAATTTTGTTTCTTTCTGCGGCACATACAGATGAGGATATTGAAAAAACCTGCAGCATCATAAAGGATGCAGCAGGAATTATTTCTTAA